TGCTGGGCAGCGGTTTTATTATCGTTACCTTACTAAGCGTAGCGATATCGGCGTTGCGATCCTGGGTGACAACCTGGTTTTCCAGCCTGCTTAGCGTGCAATGGACAGCGAATGTTTGTTCACATCTGCTCGGCTTGCCGGTCTCCTATTTTGAGACGCGGCACGTGGGCGATGTACTTTCACGCTTTGGTTCCATCGGCACCATACAAAGTACCCTTACCGGCCGCTTTATCAGCTCTATCCTTGATGGCATTATGGCGGTTGTCACGCTGGGCATGCTGTTTATCTACAACGTTAAGCTGGCCTGGCTGGTGTTGGCTCTGCTGGTCGCCTATACCCTGATCCGCTGGGTTTCATTCCGTCCCTTTCGTCAGGCCAATGAAGATCAGATTACCGCTGCGGCGCGGGCGCAATCCCAACTGCTTGAGTCCATTCGCGGCGTTAAGGCGGTGAAGCTGAATAACAAACAGGAAATCCGCGTCGCGGCCTATGCCAATGCGCTGGTGGAAAGCACTAATAAAGGCGTGGCGATTCGGCGTTTATCGATCGGTTTTAGTTCGATACAAAGTCTGATCTCTGGCATCGGGCGTATTGTTTTGATCTGGATGGCGGCCCTGCAGGTGCTTGAAGGCAATTTTACCAGCGGGATGCTGGTGGCTTTTATCAGCTTTTCCGATCAGTTTATCGCTCGCGCTTCAGGGCTGGTTGATGCCGTTATCGATTTCACCATGTTGCGTCTGCACGGCGAGCGTCTGGCTGATATTGTATTAACCGAACCGGAGGCGGATATGGAAACGCTGCTGCCTGCGGTTGCCAGAGCAGGCGATACGCCGCCTTCGCTGACTATTAACAATCTCTGTTTTCGTTATGCGGAAACGGAGCCGTATGTGATTCACCATTGCTCTCTCTCCGTGGCAGCCGGCGAGTCGGTGGCGATTATCGGCCCTTCCGGACAGGGTAAAACCACGTTGGCCAAGCTGATAATGGGGCTGTTGAAGCCGGAGTCGGGCGAGATAGAAATAGACGGTATCGACATTAAAAAACTGGGCATGCGCAACTACCGCGATCGTCTGGGTTGCGTTATGCAGGACGATATTTTGTTTGCCGGCTCCATTTCCGACAACATCAGCTTTTTCGATGCCTCTCCGGTCCAGGAAAACATCGAGGCCGCGGCAAAACTGGCGCAGATCCATGAGGATATCGCCGCGATGCCGATGGGTTATCATAGTCTGGTGGGCGATATGGGATCTT
This Mixta hanseatica DNA region includes the following protein-coding sequences:
- a CDS encoding peptidase domain-containing ABC transporter, producing MKFLDALNFSWRRKLPVMQQTQATECGMTCVGMIANYFGHGIDMVTLRKRFPTSLKGATLADVMLIAHQLGMAGRALRLELDELEKLRCPCILHWEMNHFVVLKSVSKEKITIHDPARGKRDIPLDEVSRCFTGIALELLPGATFTQVQEKQSISMLKLIGNVIGIRSALAQVLILSVALELFGILSPFYMQWVMDQVLVSADYDLLTLLGSGFIIVTLLSVAISALRSWVTTWFSSLLSVQWTANVCSHLLGLPVSYFETRHVGDVLSRFGSIGTIQSTLTGRFISSILDGIMAVVTLGMLFIYNVKLAWLVLALLVAYTLIRWVSFRPFRQANEDQITAAARAQSQLLESIRGVKAVKLNNKQEIRVAAYANALVESTNKGVAIRRLSIGFSSIQSLISGIGRIVLIWMAALQVLEGNFTSGMLVAFISFSDQFIARASGLVDAVIDFTMLRLHGERLADIVLTEPEADMETLLPAVARAGDTPPSLTINNLCFRYAETEPYVIHHCSLSVAAGESVAIIGPSGQGKTTLAKLIMGLLKPESGEIEIDGIDIKKLGMRNYRDRLGCVMQDDILFAGSISDNISFFDASPVQENIEAAAKLAQIHEDIAAMPMGYHSLVGDMGSSLSGGQIQRVLLARALYRRPSLLILDEASSHLDVDRERCINEAIKNMPVTRIIIAHRPETICSADRIILLNQGSVTEIDKGRYMLSHNKEN